Proteins from a single region of Theileria parva strain Muguga chromosome 1, complete sequence, whole genome shotgun sequence:
- the ACSL5 gene encoding AMP-binding enzyme family protein, whose amino-acid sequence MNHLYSVALEGTEEEGYTPVYRNPDYKDRLLSCEDYFDGKIQTGWDIFNRGLTLSRNKPFLGSRVKNADGTFGEFKFMTYGEVEDQIKHFGSGLLNLDKFKEVFVKEENQMVKMLGIYSQNTVEWLITEQVCNGYNLTLVPLYDTLGEESLLYIINVTKLNVIVCDYKCSLKLLDLLPKSNGSVSLVVVTGVDELPDQVTAKSQSLSSVTFKTYQEVVNFGKEDPLAFTPCTKDSIGTISYTSGVSGIPKGVIVKHFQHASLVVIVNRIVCDLEKTQLENPKVHLSYLPLSHMFERLYIGTSIIEGSVIGLFSGDVKNILEDIKALRPNVFPSVPRLYMRIHDKIFSTVSQKSFLIRSLFGLGLSRKLKKIRKTGVVTHRFWDKILFNKFNTLLGGRVNWMLTGSAPLSPKIFDNIRALFSIPLVSGYGLTETCAGAFHTERYEPDSTHVGGPVPCMEFRLKSLPDYNYYTTDKNPKGELLLRGNNIVTSYFSDDVTNKESFDENKWFLTGDIAELLPNGAIRIIDRRKNIFKLSQGEYISPEKIESILNTAPILCQSYVTGKSHFLNPVAVVVPDELELELWSKRYGLANLDRKEQCEVKQLKEFIAKEIEKVFENSDVKGFEKIKNFYVEHELFSIENNLLTTTSKLKRYNLSKKYAEQIDRLNDES is encoded by the exons ATGAATCATTTATATTCAGTTGCTCTGGAAGGAACCGAAGAAGAAG GATATACGCCAGTGTATCGTAATCCGGATTATAAAGACAGATTACTATCCTGTGAAGACTATTTCGATGGTAAAATACAAACGGG ATGGGACATTTTTAACAGAGGACTAACTTTGAGCCGTAATAAACCCTTCCTAGGAAGTCGAGTGAAGAACGCTGATGGTACTTTTGGAGAGTTTAAGTTCATGACTTATGGGGAGGTGGAGGACCAGATTAAGCACTTTGGTAGCGGGCTTTTGAACTTGGACAAGTTCAAGGAAGTGTTCGTTAAGGAGGAGAACCAAATGGTTAAAATGCTTGGAATTTACTCACAAAACACCGTTGAATGGCTCATAACAGAACAAGTCTGCAACGGCTACAACCTGACCCTGGTGCCACTTTATGATACCCTGGGAGAAGAATCACTcttatacattattaacgTTACAA AATTGAATGTAATTGTGTGTGATTACAAGTGTTCTTTGAAGTTGCTTGACTTGTTACCAAAGAGTAATGGTAGCGTGTCACTAGTAGTTGTAACAGGCGTTGATGAACTTCCGGATCAAGTCACTGCTAAATCACAGTCATTAAGTTCAGTCACCTTTAAAACGTATCAAGAAGTGGTAAACTTCGGTAAAGAAGATCCACTAGCGTTCACACCCTGTACAAAGGACAGTATCGGAACAATCAGCTACACCTCAGGAGTATCAGGCATACCCAAAGGAGTTATCGTAAAACATTTCCAACATGCATCTTTAGTCGTCATCGTTAACAGAATTG TGTGTGATCTTGAGAAGACTCAATTGGAGAATCCGAAGGTCCATCTGAGTTATTTACCGCTGTCGCACATGTTCGAGCGACTTTACATAGGCACGAGCATCATCGAAGGGAGCGTCATTGGTCTGTTTTCCGGAGATGTAAAGAACATTCTGGAAGACATTAAGGCGCTTAGGCCCAACGTGTTCCCCTCAGTGCCGAGACTATACATGAGAATTCACGACAAGATATTCTCGACAGTGTCTCAGAAGTCGTTTTTGATAAGGTCACTTTTCGGCTTGGGGCTTAGTCGTAAGCTGAAAAAAATCAGAAAAACAGGAGTTGTAACACATAGATTCTGGGATAAAATACTCTTCAACAAATTCAACACACTACTAG GAGGAAGGGTTAATTGGATGTTGACTGGCTCGGCACCACTGTCCCCAAAGATATTTGATAACATTCGAGCGTTGTTCTCCATTCCACTCGTTTCA GGTTATGGGTTAACTGAAACCTGTGCAGGAGCATTTCATACTGAAAGATATGAGCCTGATTCCACACACGTTGGAGGGCCAGTGCCCTGCATGGAATTCAGACTCAAATCATTACCAGactataattattacacaaCTGACAAGAATCCAAA GGGTGAATTGTTGTTGAGAGGAAATAACATTGTGACTTCATACTTTAGTGATGATGTTACAAATAAGGAATCATTCGACGAGAACAAATg GTTCTTAACTGGAGATATTGCGGAACTGTTACCCAACGGAGCTATTAGAATCATTGATCGTAGAAAGAATATCTTCAAGCTTTCACAA GGAGAATATATATCACCTGAAAAGATAGAATCGATTCTCAACACCGCCCCAATCCTATGCCAGTCATACGTCACAGGAAAATCACATTTC TTAAATCCTGTGGCTGTGGTTGTTCCTGACGAATTGGAACTGGAGTTATGGTCTAAACGATACGGATTAGCAAATTTGGATAGGAAAGAACAATGCGAAGTCAAGCAATTAAAAGAGTTCATAGCAAAA GAAATTGAAAAGGTATTTGAGAATAGTGATGTGAAGGGATTTGAGAAGATTAAGAACTTTTACGTTGAACACGAGTTGTTCTcaattgaaaataatttactaacCACTACAAGTAAACTGAAGAGATACAACCTATCAAAA aaatatGCCGAACAAATCGACCGACTGAATGATGAATCTTAA
- a CDS encoding Aminomethyltransferase folate-binding domain protein: MLRLNNRVIIRLFGQDSFNFLQGLISSDLRLVKADETRPALFLSAQGHIVAESLIFTHEGDYYLDSLKINHNKILNIINKRKLASKVQTDTTESEVYVSTLDSEFYTHFKPGKTKENKNLIKLLDTRNRLFGHRYYWISNNTVCGLDQVESNKLGNNNLDKNQENLSVYDKLLLMNNYLMDLMMNEDGFEKYKLMPFDLNLQNFNYISSDKGCYVGQEIINRINNKVLINKYKLYIAVSDDLKNQLKNSNNSMEMSFLNQLPLLNSVQKAFSGNLENGINYNFFKTFENLRIVSNDNLSFSPDVKELISNKRLIPILFDNKFGFVLLNRNIHLKILTVDGHQYTLYNI, translated from the coding sequence ATGTTAAGGTTAAATAATAGAGTGATAATAAGGCTGTTTGGCCAGGATtcatttaactttttacaAGGCTTAATTAGCAGTGATTTGAGACTAGTTAAAGCAGATGAAACAAGGCCCGCGCTGTTCTTATCAGCCCAGGGGCACATTGTGGCGGAATCCCTAATTTTCACACACGAGGGAGATTATTACCTGGATTCCCTGAAAATTAATCataacaaaatattaaatatcatTAATAAGAGGAAATTGGCTTCAAAAGTGCAAACTGATACCACTGAATCCGAGGTGTACGTAAGCACATTGGATTCCGAgttttacacacattttaaaccaGGAAAAActaaagaaaataaaaaccTTATTAAGCTTTTGGATACTAGGAATCGATTATTCGGACATAGATACTACTGGATATCAAATAATACAGTTTGTGGACTTGATCAAGTTGAATCAAATAAGCTTGGTAATAATAACTTGGATAAAAATCAAGAGAACTTGAGTGTGTATGACAAACTGTTGCTgatgaataattatttgatggACTTGATGATGAATGAAGATGGGTTtgaaaagtataaattGATGCCATTTGACTTGAATCTTcagaattttaattatataagtaGTGATAAGGGTTGTTATGTAGGCCAGGAAATTATTAATCGCATTAATAATAAGgtgttaataaataaatataaactcTATATAGCAGTAAGTGATGACCTTAAAAATCAATTgaaaaatagtaataatagtatggaAATGAGTTTTTTAAACCAGTTACCTCTTTTAAACTCTGTTCAAAAGGCTTTTAGTGGTAATTTAGAAAATGgtataaattacaattttttcaaaacaTTTGAAAACTTGAGGATTGTTtcaaatgataatttatcattttcacCTGATGTAAAAGAGCTAATTAGTAATAAGAGGCTAATTCCAATCCTGTTTGATAACAAGTTTGGTTTTGTACTACTAAACCGCAACATACacttgaaaattttaactgtTGATGGTCATCAATACACactttataatatttaa
- a CDS encoding putative integral membrane protein, protein MVKLTIYLPLLILICAIRSSFSITVLDNKRTFNYFPQNFNNRRCKELVNATKLKLKDLYNTAINEVKSYPVSFAVTGASLCLSTAVWTKCIDLSGLPHKMPPKNITESVKMFLNLLLIRKFDGYALLNILSLYKTMRDLEFRSGSKSTLELFWLNAALSFVYSVIFDQILDFNFFSRSLTAISCFSNPEAEVLFYGLFKTKNKYLLVYLLLSDYLLTLNFQNFLDGLYAISQGSGSLLLYRFLRRKK, encoded by the exons acaatatacCTACCTctattaatactaatttGTGCT ATTCGCAGTTCCTTTTCCATCACAGTTTTGGATAATAAGAGAACCttcaattattttcct caaaattttaataatagaAGGTGTAAAGAATTAGTGAACGCAACGAAATTAAAACTTAAAGACTTGTACAACACTGCTATAAATGAAGTTAAGAGTTACCCTGTTTCATTTGCCGTTACTGGAGCCTCTTTATGTCTTTCAACTGCTGTTTGGACGAAGTGCATAGATTTGTCTGGATTACCTCATAAAATGCCTCCTAAGAACATCACGGAGTCCGTAAAGATGTTCTTGAATCTCCTTCTTATTCGGAAATTTGATGGATACGCTTTACTGAATATACTCAGTCTTTACAAAACCATGAGGGACTTAGAGTTTCGTTCCGGTTCTAAATCTACTCTTGAGCTTTTTTGGCTGAACGCTGCTTTATCTTTTGTTTATTCTGTTATTTTTGACCAGATTCTCGATTTTAACTTCTTTTCTCGTTCTTTAACTGCCATTTCTTGTTTTAGTAACCCTGAAGCAGAGGTTCTTTTCTATGGTctttttaaaactaaaaacAAGTACTTACTCGTCTATTTGTTGCTTTCCGACTACTTACTCACACTTAATTTCCAAAACTTTCTCGATGGTCTATATGCCATTTCACAAGGGTCCGGTTCACTACTACTTTATAGGTTTTTACGTAGAAAAAAATGA